The following are from one region of the Arachis duranensis cultivar V14167 chromosome 10, aradu.V14167.gnm2.J7QH, whole genome shotgun sequence genome:
- the LOC107469898 gene encoding protein IWS1 homolog 1-like isoform X1, producing the protein MKKLSRPIFNKSTRFEDMRNAEDDRIPFRRPTVKKLANKAAGIESRDGDLDLEFSQPWSGQSSSRQHASRPEATPLDFVIRPQSKIDPEEVRVRAKAAAEDQQRMKPFPVEQAKILSLSHIPANGT; encoded by the exons ATGAAAAAACTG AGCCGACCAATATTTAATAAGAGTACACGGTTTGAGGACATGAGAAATGCTGAGGAcgacaggattcctttcaggaGGCCAACTGTTAAAAA GCTGGCAAATAAAGCAGCAGGGATAGAATCTAGAGATGGTGATCTTGATTTGGAATTTTCACA GCCTTGGTCTGGACAGTCTTCTTCAAGGCAACATGCATCAAGGCCAGAAGCAACACCTTTGGATTTTGTGATCCGTCCCCAGTCTAAAATTGATCCAGAAGAAGTTAGAGTGCGAGCAAAAGCTGCTGCAGAAGATCAGCAGAGAATGAAG CCTTTCCCAGTTGAGCAAGCGAAAATTCTATCACTTTCGCATATACCAG CCAATGGAACTTGA
- the LOC107469898 gene encoding protein IWS1 homolog 1-like isoform X2, translating into MKKLSRPIFNKSTRFEDMRNAEDDRIPFRRPTVKKLANKAAGIESRDGDLDLEFSQPWSGQSSSRQHASRPEATPLDFVIRPQSKIDPEEVRVRAKAAAEDQQRMKL; encoded by the exons ATGAAAAAACTG AGCCGACCAATATTTAATAAGAGTACACGGTTTGAGGACATGAGAAATGCTGAGGAcgacaggattcctttcaggaGGCCAACTGTTAAAAA GCTGGCAAATAAAGCAGCAGGGATAGAATCTAGAGATGGTGATCTTGATTTGGAATTTTCACA GCCTTGGTCTGGACAGTCTTCTTCAAGGCAACATGCATCAAGGCCAGAAGCAACACCTTTGGATTTTGTGATCCGTCCCCAGTCTAAAATTGATCCAGAAGAAGTTAGAGTGCGAGCAAAAGCTGCTGCAGAAGATCAGCAGAGAATGAAG CTCTGA